The Cryptosporangium minutisporangium genome includes a window with the following:
- a CDS encoding diol dehydratase reactivase ATPase-like domain-containing protein gives MPLRLVAGVDIGNATTEVVLADALTRTPVAWDRTMTRGPKGSPSSIQGAAALVRRLARRASAEVTLAAVAPLRPVRTSTATVPEPPPDTGRFAVPVAGVASPGGSGVGVGRPVPLGEVPAAGEPVVALVAAGYREAAPRLRTLLAAGAPIVAVLLAADEARLVANRLDAPVPVVDGVDLAAVAGAALVAVEVVPPGRPLRRLTDPLFLAGSFGAAPAETGLLRRVARRLADVSSAVVTVGGPVSARSSDPLPSWVRTPSGAVSLVEAARLSADARPGAFPQYAVDGGEPIEVADLALVDVGALTSSLLFRAGAGTGGYALAGLLPSAGPVPADELLAEALDTPVVRAPSEAAAALSGASTTPGAPPDVVVVDLGGGTVDVVGPDGEQVLAGGGDLLTAAVALGLDVTRGVAEWAKRGPAVRVETPQLAVQEDGDKVFLPAPQSAGAVGWLAAPGPAGMLPITVRIGPAEWRAFRLALKQAVLGTAVRRGLAAAGDPGGTVLVVGGPAGDDEVLRVVDAVLPDGVGLGRGNVAGALGHRYAVAWGLALRAADDL, from the coding sequence GTGCCGCTGAGACTCGTCGCCGGCGTCGACATCGGGAACGCCACCACCGAGGTCGTGCTCGCCGACGCCCTCACGCGGACGCCGGTCGCCTGGGATCGGACGATGACCCGCGGGCCGAAGGGATCGCCGTCCTCGATCCAGGGCGCCGCCGCGCTGGTACGCCGACTGGCCCGGCGGGCGTCCGCGGAGGTGACGCTCGCCGCGGTGGCGCCGCTGCGCCCGGTCCGTACCTCGACCGCCACCGTGCCGGAACCGCCGCCCGACACCGGGCGCTTCGCCGTGCCGGTCGCCGGCGTGGCGTCGCCGGGCGGATCGGGGGTCGGCGTCGGACGGCCGGTGCCACTCGGCGAGGTGCCGGCGGCGGGGGAGCCCGTGGTCGCTCTGGTGGCCGCCGGCTACCGGGAGGCTGCCCCCCGGTTGCGGACGCTGCTCGCCGCGGGCGCCCCGATCGTCGCGGTGCTGCTCGCCGCCGACGAGGCCCGGTTGGTGGCGAACCGGCTGGACGCCCCGGTGCCGGTCGTCGACGGCGTGGACCTCGCCGCGGTGGCGGGTGCGGCGCTGGTCGCGGTCGAGGTCGTTCCGCCCGGACGACCGCTGCGGCGGCTGACCGACCCGCTGTTCCTGGCCGGCTCGTTCGGTGCCGCGCCGGCCGAGACCGGCCTGCTGCGCCGGGTGGCCCGGCGGCTGGCCGACGTGTCCAGCGCCGTGGTGACGGTCGGCGGTCCGGTGTCGGCCAGGTCGTCTGATCCGCTCCCGAGCTGGGTCCGGACGCCGAGCGGCGCGGTCTCCCTCGTCGAGGCCGCCCGTCTCTCGGCTGACGCCCGGCCAGGCGCGTTTCCGCAGTACGCCGTCGACGGCGGCGAGCCGATCGAGGTGGCCGACCTCGCGCTCGTGGACGTCGGCGCGCTCACCTCGTCGCTGCTGTTCCGAGCCGGGGCGGGCACCGGCGGATACGCGCTGGCGGGCTTGCTGCCGTCCGCCGGTCCGGTACCCGCCGACGAGTTGCTCGCCGAGGCGCTGGACACGCCGGTCGTCCGCGCGCCGAGTGAGGCCGCGGCAGCGCTGTCCGGCGCCTCGACGACACCGGGTGCCCCACCGGACGTCGTCGTCGTGGATCTCGGCGGCGGGACGGTCGACGTCGTCGGACCGGACGGGGAGCAGGTGCTCGCCGGCGGTGGGGACCTGCTGACCGCCGCGGTCGCACTCGGCCTGGACGTGACGCGCGGAGTCGCGGAGTGGGCGAAGCGCGGCCCGGCCGTGCGGGTGGAGACGCCGCAGCTGGCCGTGCAGGAGGACGGGGACAAGGTGTTCCTGCCGGCACCGCAGTCGGCCGGGGCCGTCGGGTGGCTGGCCGCGCCGGGGCCGGCGGGGATGCTGCCGATCACCGTCCGGATCGGACCGGCGGAGTGGCGGGCGTTCCGGTTGGCGCTCAAACAGGCGGTGCTCGGGACTGCCGTCCGGCGGGGTCTCGCCGCGGCCGGCGATCCGGGCGGCACCGTGCTGGTCGTCGGCGGCCCGGCGGGCGACGACGAGGTGCTACGAGTGGTCGACGCCGTGCTGCCGGACGGCGTCGGTCTCGGCCGCGGCAACGTCGCGGGTGCGCTCGGCCACCGCTACGCCGTCGCGTGGGGGTTGGCGCTACGAGCCGCCGACGACCTCTAG
- a CDS encoding diol dehydratase small subunit, producing the protein MNSLRPTAEAAFPAKAFSGLPLDSVTLDAVRAGEVTTDDLRIHPETLEHQAHVAEEHANPQLAANFRRAAELTALDDADVMRIYEALRPRRSTFEELQETADWLSARGAVINAGLVREAASVYQRRGLCR; encoded by the coding sequence ATGAATTCGTTGCGACCGACTGCTGAGGCCGCTTTCCCGGCGAAGGCATTCTCCGGACTGCCGTTGGATTCGGTGACGCTCGATGCGGTGCGAGCCGGCGAGGTGACCACCGACGACCTGCGGATTCACCCCGAGACCCTGGAACACCAGGCGCACGTCGCGGAGGAGCACGCCAATCCGCAGCTGGCTGCGAACTTCCGCCGGGCCGCCGAACTCACCGCGCTCGACGACGCCGACGTGATGCGGATCTACGAGGCGCTGCGGCCCCGGCGCAGTACGTTCGAGGAGCTGCAGGAGACTGCGGACTGGCTCTCGGCCCGCGGCGCCGTGATCAACGCCGGGCTGGTGCGCGAGGCCGCGTCGGTCTACCAGCGGCGCGGTCTGTGCCGCTGA
- a CDS encoding propanediol/glycerol family dehydratase large subunit — protein sequence MVDRRVGRIRDLDAQRVNLDGFAVENVELGLVALRSPYDPEPSLRLVDGRVVELDGVAEADFDTIDAFIAAHGLDLAVAEEAMALPDVEIARRMVDFAVPRSAVVRLVDGCTPAKLARVLALLRPAELTMAMTKLRARRTPSNQGHVTNRADDPLLLAADAATAAAYGFRELETTVPVLADAPSNAVAVSVGAAVGAAGVLVQCSVEEALELELGLRGFVSYAETVSLYGTEGVFTDGDDTPWSKAFLTSAYASRGIKMRVSSGAGAEVLMGGAERRSMLYLESRCVALARAIGAQGVQNGGIDGASVAASVPAGVRELMAENVLVMARNLEACTGNDALMSESDVRRTSRTLPILLAGSDFVCSGFGTIQRYDNMFGPSNWNAEDLDDWLVLQRDWGVDGGLTTAPPESLEALRRRAAEAVQAVYRWFGLADLSDEAVDAAVDAVGSKDLEGSGSADALTILNAARTIRESGLSMVDVVTALAESGFEEEAERVLAMLKARVVGDYLQTAAIFTPDMDVLSLVTDPNDYAGPGTGYEPSPSRQTEIDSIRQARSVEDLRAEQASWASDALSVVAPAMAGSDPREVVVGVSPATGREIWRTLSGLPVVDVLREILAGIEEEGCLGRVVRINDTLDLGMIGLSAARLAGSGVSVGLQAKGTALIHRRDLPPLANLELYSVAPVLERGHYRLLGVNAARHARGATPEPAKNPYTDEAIEARYHTAVVSLIAVERGCCAPVGPDELKVADEFVATDC from the coding sequence ATGGTCGATCGGCGGGTGGGGCGAATCCGCGACCTGGACGCCCAGCGCGTGAACCTCGATGGGTTCGCGGTCGAGAACGTCGAACTCGGCCTGGTGGCGCTGCGCTCGCCGTACGACCCGGAACCGAGCCTGCGGCTGGTCGACGGCCGCGTCGTCGAGCTGGACGGAGTGGCTGAGGCAGACTTCGACACGATCGACGCGTTCATCGCCGCGCACGGGCTGGACCTGGCCGTCGCCGAGGAGGCGATGGCGTTGCCGGACGTCGAGATCGCCCGGCGGATGGTCGACTTCGCCGTGCCTCGGAGTGCGGTGGTGCGCTTGGTGGACGGTTGCACACCGGCGAAGCTCGCCCGCGTGCTGGCACTACTGCGCCCGGCCGAGCTGACGATGGCCATGACCAAGCTGCGGGCCCGCCGGACGCCCAGCAACCAGGGGCACGTCACCAACCGCGCCGACGATCCGCTGCTGCTCGCCGCCGACGCCGCGACCGCTGCCGCCTACGGATTCCGCGAGCTGGAGACGACGGTGCCGGTGCTGGCCGACGCGCCGTCCAACGCGGTCGCGGTGAGCGTCGGCGCCGCGGTCGGCGCGGCCGGAGTGCTCGTGCAGTGCTCGGTCGAGGAGGCGTTGGAGCTCGAGCTCGGCCTGCGCGGCTTCGTCTCCTACGCCGAGACCGTGTCGCTCTACGGCACCGAGGGCGTGTTCACCGACGGCGACGACACGCCCTGGTCGAAGGCGTTTCTGACCTCGGCGTACGCATCCAGGGGCATCAAGATGCGGGTGTCGTCCGGGGCGGGTGCCGAGGTGCTGATGGGCGGCGCCGAGCGTCGCTCGATGCTCTATCTGGAGTCCCGCTGCGTCGCGCTGGCCCGAGCGATCGGCGCGCAGGGCGTCCAGAACGGTGGCATCGACGGGGCTTCGGTGGCGGCGTCGGTGCCCGCGGGCGTCCGCGAACTGATGGCCGAGAACGTTCTGGTGATGGCCCGCAACCTGGAGGCCTGCACCGGCAACGACGCCCTGATGAGCGAGTCGGACGTCCGCCGTACGTCCCGCACGTTGCCGATCCTGCTGGCCGGCTCGGACTTCGTCTGCAGCGGCTTCGGCACGATCCAGCGCTACGACAACATGTTCGGCCCGAGCAACTGGAACGCCGAGGATCTCGACGACTGGCTTGTGCTCCAGCGCGACTGGGGCGTCGACGGCGGTCTGACGACCGCACCGCCGGAGTCGCTGGAGGCGCTGCGGCGCCGGGCCGCCGAGGCGGTGCAGGCGGTGTACCGGTGGTTCGGCCTCGCCGACCTGTCCGACGAGGCGGTGGACGCCGCCGTGGACGCCGTCGGCTCCAAGGACCTGGAGGGTTCCGGGAGCGCCGACGCGCTGACGATCCTCAATGCGGCCCGCACCATCCGGGAGTCCGGCCTGTCGATGGTCGACGTCGTCACCGCGCTGGCCGAGTCCGGCTTCGAGGAGGAGGCCGAACGGGTGCTGGCGATGCTCAAGGCCCGCGTGGTCGGCGACTACCTGCAGACCGCGGCGATCTTCACGCCGGACATGGACGTGCTCTCGCTGGTGACCGATCCGAACGACTACGCGGGCCCGGGCACCGGCTACGAGCCGTCGCCGTCCCGGCAGACCGAGATCGACTCGATCCGGCAGGCCCGCTCGGTCGAGGACCTCCGCGCCGAGCAGGCGTCCTGGGCCTCGGACGCCCTCTCGGTGGTGGCCCCGGCGATGGCTGGTTCGGATCCTCGCGAGGTCGTGGTCGGGGTGTCCCCGGCGACGGGTCGGGAGATCTGGCGGACGCTCTCCGGCTTGCCGGTCGTCGACGTGCTCCGGGAGATCCTGGCTGGAATCGAGGAGGAGGGCTGCCTCGGGCGCGTCGTCCGGATCAACGACACCCTCGACCTGGGCATGATCGGGCTGTCGGCCGCCCGGCTCGCCGGCTCCGGTGTCTCGGTCGGCCTGCAGGCCAAGGGCACCGCGCTGATCCACCGTCGCGACCTGCCGCCGCTGGCCAACCTGGAGCTCTACTCGGTCGCGCCGGTGCTGGAGCGGGGCCACTACCGGTTGCTCGGAGTGAACGCGGCCCGGCACGCCCGCGGCGCCACGCCGGAGCCGGCGAAGAACCCCTACACCGACGAGGCGATCGAGGCGCGGTACCACACCGCGGTCGTGTCGCTGATCGCCGTCGAGCGCGGGTGCTGCGCGCCGGTCGGCCCGGACGAGCTGAAGGTGGCGGATGAATTCGTTGCGACCGACTGCTGA
- a CDS encoding serine/threonine-protein kinase encodes MLMNRERLDAALPAYEVGERIGRGGYGVVYAARHRRIGWQAAVKVLADGDTDALLRDRFLAEATALAELDHPHIVRIHDYVEHDGLCLLIMEHVGGPMLHQRPGMTAVEACGAGLAVSDALGAVHQRGILHRDVRPENLIYTSDGTLKVVGFGTASDGASLISAASGTPAYTAPERIQGFRLGPATDVYSLGVLLYELFSGRLPFSRDLPLSALLHHHVNVPAPWLSDVPRQLAAVIDRSLSKDAGERQRSAFEFAVELGYAAAGALGPDWLDQVVVPVQVSGRVREAAHGRAAGSAAADTPQRTARASVSLPSLAGAPANAATANGATANGATANGAAPALTRAPTTGAPQTGAPTGDAPVSGAPVSSVPVSSAPVSGIPRGGAPAGPVGAPPPPDPAGAPTGPGLVRRGPETFADPSRHALLPADDLPPEDDDDRPPRRRWYRRPWVIGVATLAVIGAAVLVVLAPWSSDQGDGTPAIRTSTPRGLLVSPSGDLYLSDVSNRQVRKISRSGQVTVVAGVGPAVKPGSGGDGGPAKDAQLSYPQSLALGPNGSLYIADTAERRIRQVTSDGKIRTVVGAEPTADEADDLTNPQAAALPNFFVIATSRTGQLYIAESGSGAPRVRQLRTNGLTIVAQNPPEDTGEDAPEAAAGLEQIRSIAVGRDGRVYVADRGHRLVWGFQVGGEMTQVAGGGTLADCPSKIVYNGPDTLAAGDDGALYVGSYGLCELRNGGSARELVSGRYIDAVAAGSDGLVYFISRNTIYQRTSSGELTEVRG; translated from the coding sequence ATGCTGATGAATCGCGAGCGCTTGGACGCCGCGTTACCGGCATACGAAGTCGGCGAGCGGATCGGCCGAGGCGGCTACGGCGTCGTGTACGCCGCCCGGCACCGCCGTATCGGCTGGCAGGCCGCCGTCAAAGTCCTGGCGGACGGGGACACCGACGCCCTGCTGCGGGATCGATTCCTCGCCGAGGCGACGGCGCTCGCCGAGCTCGACCACCCGCACATCGTGCGGATTCATGACTATGTGGAACATGACGGCCTGTGCCTGCTGATCATGGAGCACGTCGGCGGCCCGATGCTGCACCAACGTCCCGGAATGACCGCCGTCGAGGCGTGCGGGGCGGGGCTCGCGGTGTCCGATGCGCTCGGCGCGGTGCACCAGCGGGGCATCCTGCACCGCGACGTTCGCCCGGAAAATCTGATTTACACCAGCGACGGCACGCTGAAGGTGGTGGGTTTCGGTACGGCTTCCGACGGTGCGTCGTTGATCAGCGCGGCGTCCGGGACGCCGGCCTACACGGCGCCGGAGCGGATCCAGGGGTTCCGGCTCGGTCCCGCCACCGACGTGTACTCGCTCGGCGTCCTGCTGTACGAGCTGTTCAGCGGACGGCTGCCGTTCAGCCGTGACCTGCCGCTCTCCGCGTTGCTGCACCACCACGTCAACGTCCCCGCTCCGTGGCTCTCCGACGTGCCCCGGCAGCTGGCTGCGGTGATCGACCGGTCGCTGAGCAAGGACGCCGGTGAGCGACAGCGGTCGGCCTTCGAATTCGCGGTGGAGTTGGGGTACGCCGCGGCCGGGGCGCTCGGGCCGGACTGGCTCGACCAGGTCGTCGTCCCGGTGCAGGTGAGCGGTCGGGTGCGGGAGGCCGCACACGGCCGGGCCGCGGGTTCCGCCGCGGCCGACACCCCCCAGCGGACCGCTCGGGCGAGCGTTTCGCTCCCGTCGCTCGCGGGTGCCCCGGCGAACGCGGCCACAGCGAACGGGGCCACAGCGAACGGGGCCACAGCGAACGGGGCCGCGCCCGCCCTGACCCGTGCCCCGACGACCGGAGCCCCGCAGACGGGCGCTCCGACCGGTGACGCGCCGGTGAGTGGTGCCCCGGTGAGCAGCGTCCCGGTCAGTAGCGCTCCGGTGAGCGGCATCCCGCGGGGCGGTGCTCCGGCCGGACCCGTCGGTGCCCCCCCGCCGCCGGATCCCGCGGGCGCGCCGACCGGGCCGGGACTCGTCCGCCGAGGTCCGGAGACGTTCGCCGACCCCAGCCGCCACGCCCTGCTGCCCGCGGACGACCTGCCACCGGAGGACGACGACGACCGACCACCGCGCCGTCGGTGGTACCGGCGTCCGTGGGTGATCGGGGTGGCCACGCTGGCGGTGATCGGCGCGGCGGTCCTCGTCGTGCTCGCGCCGTGGAGTTCCGACCAGGGCGACGGCACCCCCGCCATTCGCACGTCCACGCCGCGCGGCCTGCTCGTCAGCCCGTCCGGCGACCTGTACCTGAGCGACGTCTCCAACCGGCAGGTGCGGAAGATCAGCCGGTCCGGACAGGTGACGGTCGTCGCCGGCGTCGGCCCCGCGGTCAAGCCCGGCTCCGGCGGTGACGGAGGCCCGGCCAAGGACGCCCAGCTGTCCTACCCGCAGTCGTTGGCGCTCGGACCGAACGGCAGCCTCTACATCGCCGACACCGCCGAGCGCCGGATCCGCCAGGTGACGTCGGACGGCAAGATCCGAACCGTGGTCGGTGCCGAGCCGACCGCCGACGAAGCCGACGACCTCACGAATCCGCAGGCGGCAGCGCTGCCCAACTTCTTCGTCATCGCCACCAGCCGCACCGGGCAGCTCTACATCGCCGAGTCCGGCAGCGGCGCACCGCGCGTGCGTCAACTCCGCACCAACGGACTCACCATCGTCGCCCAGAACCCGCCCGAGGACACCGGCGAGGACGCTCCGGAGGCCGCCGCCGGACTCGAACAGATCCGGTCGATCGCCGTCGGCAGAGACGGGCGCGTCTACGTCGCCGACCGCGGGCACCGCCTGGTCTGGGGCTTCCAGGTCGGCGGTGAGATGACGCAGGTGGCGGGCGGTGGCACGCTGGCGGACTGCCCGTCGAAGATCGTGTACAACGGGCCGGACACGCTCGCGGCCGGCGACGACGGCGCGCTCTACGTCGGCTCGTACGGCCTCTGCGAGCTGCGTAACGGCGGCTCCGCGCGGGAGCTGGTCAGCGGCCGGTACATCGACGCGGTAGCGGCCGGGTCGGACGGTCTCGTCTACTTCATCTCACGGAACACGATCTATCAGCGGACGTCGTCCGGTGAACTGACCGAAGTACGCGGATAA
- a CDS encoding GlcG/HbpS family heme-binding protein: MSEAPDLDTALLLCAASLACARDVGALVSVAVVDGGGNLVAFVRMDGAEIAGPTLAVDKAYTAVAHRVATDVLGVLAGPGGPLQGLASAAGGRYVCFGGGKPLWSGGRVVGGVGVSGGTVEQDVACAKAAADKWPYSAPTDSAP, translated from the coding sequence ATGAGCGAGGCGCCGGATCTGGACACCGCCCTGCTCCTCTGCGCTGCGTCGCTGGCGTGCGCGAGGGACGTCGGTGCGCTGGTCTCGGTCGCGGTCGTGGACGGCGGCGGCAACCTGGTCGCGTTCGTCCGGATGGACGGCGCCGAGATCGCCGGCCCCACGCTCGCCGTCGACAAGGCCTACACCGCGGTCGCCCACCGGGTCGCGACCGACGTGCTCGGCGTCCTCGCCGGACCGGGCGGACCCCTGCAGGGCCTCGCGTCGGCGGCGGGTGGCCGCTACGTCTGCTTCGGCGGCGGCAAGCCGCTCTGGTCGGGCGGTCGCGTGGTCGGTGGTGTCGGCGTCAGCGGGGGAACCGTCGAGCAGGACGTGGCGTGTGCGAAGGCCGCCGCTGACAAGTGGCCCTACTCGGCTCCTACGGATTCCGCACCATGA
- a CDS encoding acetamidase/formamidase family protein gives MTFDFQPDPDTDPARLVYTFGGAAPVASIRPGTVLTTWTRDCFAGVVRSVDDRPSELCDPRYLNPQTGPFYIEGAEPGDTLAVHFISIEPRETWGVSTTVPFFGALTATPVTPLLHAALPERTWVYDLDTVARTVRYRALDSNFTVDLPLDPMHGTVGVAPALGEVRNSLAPGDWGGNMDTPEMRAGVTCYLPVNVEGALFSFGDGHARQGEGETCGVAVETAMDTALVVDVVKGHPCRWPRIESDDYLITTGSTKPLEDAFRIAHSELVGWVATESGLSALDAYQLVSQATLTPVANVVDVVYTMTAKLPKYALPGVTAMGGVHARLRAIGAAWRAEQS, from the coding sequence CTGACGTTCGACTTCCAACCCGACCCGGACACCGATCCGGCGCGCCTGGTCTACACCTTCGGCGGTGCGGCCCCGGTCGCGTCGATCCGCCCCGGCACCGTGCTCACGACCTGGACGCGGGACTGCTTCGCGGGCGTCGTCCGGTCGGTCGACGACCGTCCCTCGGAGCTGTGCGACCCGCGCTACCTCAACCCCCAGACCGGTCCGTTCTACATCGAGGGCGCCGAGCCCGGTGACACGCTCGCCGTGCACTTCATCTCGATCGAGCCCCGGGAGACCTGGGGCGTCAGCACCACCGTGCCGTTCTTCGGTGCGCTGACCGCGACGCCGGTGACGCCCCTGCTGCACGCGGCCCTACCCGAGCGCACCTGGGTCTACGACCTCGACACCGTCGCGCGCACCGTGCGCTACCGGGCGCTGGACTCGAACTTCACCGTCGACCTGCCGCTCGACCCGATGCACGGCACGGTCGGGGTGGCGCCCGCACTCGGCGAGGTGCGCAACTCGCTGGCACCGGGCGACTGGGGCGGCAACATGGACACCCCGGAGATGCGCGCCGGCGTCACCTGTTACCTGCCGGTCAACGTCGAGGGGGCGCTGTTCAGCTTCGGCGACGGTCACGCCAGGCAGGGGGAGGGGGAGACCTGCGGGGTGGCGGTCGAGACCGCGATGGACACCGCGCTCGTCGTCGACGTCGTCAAAGGACACCCGTGCCGCTGGCCGCGGATCGAGAGCGACGACTACCTGATCACGACCGGCTCCACCAAGCCGCTGGAGGACGCGTTCCGGATCGCCCACAGCGAGTTGGTCGGCTGGGTCGCGACCGAATCGGGCCTGAGCGCGCTCGACGCCTACCAACTCGTCTCGCAGGCCACGCTGACGCCGGTCGCGAACGTCGTCGACGTGGTCTACACGATGACGGCGAAGCTCCCCAAGTACGCGCTGCCCGGCGTCACCGCGATGGGCGGCGTGCACGCCCGGCTCCGGGCGATCGGCGCCGCCTGGCGCGCAGAACAGTCATGA